Proteins from a genomic interval of Mesobacillus sp. S13:
- a CDS encoding HesB/YadR/YfhF family protein, which translates to MIITINDDAAAWYENEMDLSSGSYLRFFVRYGGFSSIQKGFSLGVSKEEPDHIGVKTEKNGVTYYIEEKDIWYFDGHDMHVELHPVGQEPDFKFEKK; encoded by the coding sequence ATGATAATTACAATTAATGATGATGCTGCAGCATGGTATGAAAATGAAATGGACCTTTCATCCGGAAGCTATTTAAGATTTTTTGTCCGGTACGGGGGCTTCAGTTCCATTCAGAAAGGTTTTTCATTAGGTGTATCGAAAGAAGAACCTGATCATATTGGTGTAAAAACAGAAAAGAATGGTGTCACTTATTATATCGAAGAAAAAGATATTTGGTATTTTGATGGACATGATATGCACGTTGAACTTCACCCAGTTGGGCAGGAACCCGATTTTAAATTCGAGAAGAAGTAA
- a CDS encoding acyl-CoA thioesterase, whose amino-acid sequence MIISTREIEVRYAETDQMGVVYHANYLVWMELGRTQLIKELGFNYAEMEKDGIISPVLDIQASYKKPLRYGDTATIKTWVEEYDGIRSVYKYEIFNGNGELALTGSSKHVCVKKDSFRPISLKRSFPDWHEAYLQAMKKPEDEKEQV is encoded by the coding sequence ATGATCATTTCTACAAGGGAGATTGAGGTTCGATACGCAGAAACAGACCAGATGGGTGTTGTCTATCACGCAAATTATCTGGTGTGGATGGAGCTGGGCAGAACACAATTGATCAAAGAGCTTGGCTTTAATTATGCAGAAATGGAGAAGGACGGAATCATCTCGCCTGTACTCGATATTCAAGCATCCTATAAAAAACCATTGAGATATGGGGATACTGCAACGATCAAAACTTGGGTTGAGGAATATGATGGCATTCGCTCTGTCTATAAATATGAGATATTCAATGGTAACGGGGAGCTTGCTTTGACAGGCAGCTCAAAACATGTCTGTGTGAAGAAGGATAGCTTCCGTCCTATTTCTTTAAAAAGGAGCTTTCCTGACTGGCACGAAGCATATCTTCAGGCTATGAAAAAGCCTGAAGATGAAAAGGAGCAGGTCTGA
- a CDS encoding AAA family ATPase, giving the protein MDQQKKQIPVDEQIKLWEEEIHTKGFIQEEASLITAIRSLTLSEDKQRLSKALTLAAQSRAQRNGYDSLVLEWLRAAIDRDSTNKKAKSLLARNQWKNKGNLFDQLVYPRIRETDNRALKKKTAEQYIDISQQFLSHAEEELDDLIGQNFNKDTEAESKKFSRLTELLEKAIEETAALLKATELYEESVTGVFHTAIHYEEMQKRLQSLEEIRLLWELEFQEDDDSERQAESDPLAELNKLVGLESVKERVNDFYRFLKYQQKRKELGLQTKDDQSLNMVLTGNPGTGKTSLARLLAKIYHQLGVLPREEIIEADRSQLVGAYVGQTEENVRKVVEQALGGVLFIDEAYSLKREGQTGNDYGQTAIDTLVSLMTGKEYGGKFAVILAGYPEEMRQFLDANPGLRSRFPQSNLFHLPDYSNDELLRIAELAAQDNDFAMTEGAKLELRDRIENERVDDTFGNARTVRNLVLEAIFKKGSRQTEQDDFSTYTLLEKEDFESPSNQSAERPLDRLNALVGLDTVKSEVTSLISFVRMQQLRKNNGLPAVPIQLHSVFTGNPGTGKTTVAKIYAELLKECGMLKRGHLIVSSRADFVAGYVGQTAIKTKKKIREALGGVLFIDEAYSLLGQSSGDFGKEVIDTIVDEMTRHNENLVVILAGYPAEMDLLLESNPGLRSRFKKFFHFPDYSVSDLLLIIKNYAGKYQYKISEDVESFLSVKLSEVDMKGNGRFATNLVDEAVQSQAYRLIDQELFEDFDEDVLYLDKQDFEAALKKIIG; this is encoded by the coding sequence ATGGACCAGCAAAAAAAACAAATTCCTGTGGATGAACAAATCAAGCTATGGGAAGAAGAGATACATACAAAAGGCTTTATTCAGGAGGAAGCAAGCTTAATCACGGCAATCAGGAGCTTGACTTTAAGTGAAGACAAACAAAGGCTGTCGAAAGCACTGACTCTTGCTGCACAATCTCGAGCACAACGAAACGGGTATGACTCACTAGTACTTGAGTGGTTAAGGGCAGCGATAGATCGTGACTCCACAAACAAAAAAGCAAAATCCCTGCTCGCCCGGAATCAATGGAAAAACAAAGGAAATCTATTTGACCAGCTCGTATATCCCCGAATCAGGGAAACAGATAATCGTGCCTTGAAAAAGAAAACAGCTGAGCAGTATATCGATATCTCGCAGCAATTCCTTTCTCATGCCGAAGAAGAGCTAGATGATTTAATAGGACAGAATTTTAACAAAGACACTGAAGCGGAGTCGAAGAAGTTCAGCAGGCTAACTGAATTGCTTGAAAAGGCTATAGAAGAAACGGCAGCTCTTTTGAAAGCAACAGAGCTATATGAAGAGTCAGTCACCGGTGTTTTTCATACAGCCATCCATTATGAAGAAATGCAGAAAAGACTGCAATCTCTTGAAGAAATAAGGCTGCTTTGGGAACTTGAATTCCAAGAGGATGATGATAGTGAAAGACAGGCTGAAAGCGATCCTCTCGCTGAACTAAATAAATTGGTGGGTCTCGAGTCGGTTAAAGAGAGAGTGAATGATTTTTATCGCTTTCTCAAGTATCAGCAAAAACGGAAAGAACTTGGCCTGCAAACTAAGGATGATCAAAGCTTGAATATGGTCCTGACCGGGAATCCGGGAACAGGGAAAACTTCGTTAGCTCGGTTGCTTGCAAAAATTTATCATCAGCTAGGAGTACTTCCACGAGAAGAAATAATCGAGGCAGACCGTTCCCAGCTTGTCGGAGCTTATGTCGGGCAAACAGAAGAAAATGTCAGGAAGGTCGTTGAGCAAGCACTTGGCGGGGTTTTATTCATTGATGAGGCATACAGCCTTAAACGTGAAGGACAGACTGGAAATGACTATGGTCAAACTGCAATCGATACCCTGGTATCACTAATGACTGGGAAAGAGTACGGGGGCAAATTTGCCGTTATACTTGCTGGGTATCCAGAAGAAATGCGACAATTTCTTGATGCAAATCCAGGCTTAAGATCACGTTTTCCTCAATCTAATTTGTTCCACCTTCCGGATTACTCAAATGATGAGCTGTTGCGAATTGCTGAGCTGGCGGCACAGGATAATGATTTTGCAATGACAGAAGGAGCAAAGCTAGAGCTCAGAGATCGCATTGAAAACGAAAGAGTAGATGATACCTTCGGAAATGCAAGGACAGTTCGGAATCTCGTGTTGGAGGCCATTTTCAAAAAGGGATCCAGACAGACAGAACAAGATGACTTTTCCACATATACATTGTTGGAAAAAGAAGATTTTGAATCTCCATCGAATCAATCAGCGGAAAGACCCCTAGACAGGCTGAACGCACTAGTTGGATTGGACACTGTAAAATCAGAAGTCACATCCTTAATCTCATTTGTCAGGATGCAGCAGCTGCGAAAGAATAATGGACTGCCAGCTGTGCCGATACAGCTTCACTCTGTTTTCACCGGCAATCCGGGCACAGGAAAAACCACGGTAGCAAAGATTTACGCAGAACTGCTGAAAGAATGTGGAATGCTGAAGCGTGGCCATCTAATCGTCAGCAGCAGGGCAGATTTTGTCGCTGGCTATGTCGGTCAAACAGCCATCAAGACAAAGAAAAAAATTCGTGAGGCTCTCGGAGGCGTTTTATTCATCGATGAAGCTTACTCATTGCTAGGTCAAAGCTCTGGTGATTTTGGCAAGGAAGTTATTGATACGATTGTCGATGAAATGACACGGCATAATGAAAATCTAGTCGTGATCCTTGCTGGCTATCCTGCGGAGATGGATTTGCTGCTAGAAAGCAATCCTGGTCTCAGATCAAGATTCAAGAAGTTTTTCCACTTTCCGGACTATAGTGTGAGCGATTTATTGCTAATCATCAAGAACTATGCTGGTAAATATCAATATAAGATCAGCGAAGATGTGGAATCGTTTTTGTCGGTGAAACTTTCGGAAGTCGATATGAAAGGGAACGGACGATTTGCTACGAATTTAGTGGATGAAGCTGTTCAATCCCAGGCATATCGTTTGATTGACCAAGAGCTTTTTGAGGATTTCGATGAAGATGTTTTATACTTAGACAAGCAGGACTTTGAAGCAGCTCTAAAAAAGATTATAGGATAA